TGTGGAGCACATCGCCGACGATGGTGATCCGTCGGCCTTCCAGGTCGCGCCCCATGCCCGCGTCACGGCCTACGAGGCGGCGGCGCATCGTGAAGGCGTCCAGCAGGGCCTGGGTGGGGTGCTCGTGCGTGCCGTCGCCCGCGTTGACCACGGCCCCGTCGATCCAGCCCGAGTTCGCGAGCCGGTAGGGGGCGCCTGATGCGTGGTGACGGATGACGACGGCGTCGGCGCCCATCGCCTCCAGGGTCAGCGCGGTGTCCTTGAGCGACTCGCCCTTGGAGACCGAGGAACCCTTGGCGGAGAAGTTGATGACATCGGCGGACAGCCTCTTGGCGGCGGCCTCGAAGGAGATCCGGGTACGGGTCGAGTCCTCGAAGAAGAGATTGACGACGGTACGTCCGCGCAGGGTGGGCAGCTTCTTGATCGGCCGGTCGGCGACCCGGGCCATCTCCTCGGCGGTGTCGAGGACCAGGACGGCGTCATCACGGGTGAGGTCGGCGGCCGAGATGAGGTGGCGCTTCATCTGGGTGTGCTCCGATGTGTGGCGGTATACGGGGCGGGCGCGCGGGCGCGCCGCGGGGCACTTCGTCCGGGGCCGGGCAGGCTGCCGCTCAGCGCCCGGACCGTGCGCGGGGGCTACTGCCGACCGGCAGGGGTGGCCTCGCCCGTGCCGAGCAGCACGGTGTCGCGACCGTCCTCCTCCGCGAGCTGTACCTTGACCGTCTCCCGCAGCGACGTGGGGAGGTTCTTCCCGACGTAGTCGGCGCGGATGGGCAATTCCCGGTGGCCCCGGTCGACGAGCACGGCGAGCTGGACCGCGCGCGGCCGGCCGATGTCGTTCAGCGCGTCGAGGGCCGCGCGGATGGTGCGCCCGGAGAAGAGGACGTCGTCCACGAGGACGACCAGACGGCCGTCGATGCCGGCTGCCGGAATATCCGTGCGCGCGAGAGCGCGAGCGGGGCGAAGCCGCAGGTCATCGCGGTACATGGTGATATCGAGCGAGCCCACGGGGACGGTACGTCCGGTGATCTCGGCGAGCTTGCCGGCGAGTCGGCGGGCAAGATGGATCCCGCGCGTCGGGATGCCGAGGAGCACCACGTCTTCGGCGCCCTTGGCGCGTTCGACAATCTCGTGTGCGATGCGGGTCAGTACCCGCGCGATGTCGGGGCCCTCGAGAACGGGGCGCGCGCCATCAGAGCTGTGTGCGTCCATAAGAAACGGACCTCCTTCTCCGCCTCACGGGACGGACCTTAAAGGACGTCGGATTGTGCGTAGTCCACGGTACCAGGGGCCGATGGGTGCCCTGGTCACACCCCTCGGGAGGGTCGCACGGACCTTTCGGCTTGACGCAGCCAAATCACGCTGCGTAACCTCACAGTGAGTGACCAGCCGCGCGGCCGAGCCGCACGTCGATTCAGTGTCCGGGGAGCTATATGTCCAGCGAATACGCAAAGCAGCTCGGGGCCAAGCTCCGCGCCATCCGCACCCAGCAGGGGCTCTCGCTCCACGGGGTGGAGGAGAAGTCCCAGGGCCGCTGGAAGGCCGTTGTCGTCGGGTCCTACGAGCGGGGCGACCGCGCTGTGACCGTGCAGCGCCTGGCCGAGCTGGCGGACTTCTACGGTGTCCCGGTGCAGGAGCTCCTTCCGGGTACCACGCCCGGCGGGGCCGCCGAGCCTCCGCCGAAGCTCGTGCTCGACCTGGAGCGCCTGGCGCACGTCCCCGCAGAGAAGGCGGGGCCGCTCCAGCGCTATGCCGCCACCATCCAGAGCCAGCGCGGTGACTACAACGGCAAGGTGCTGTCGATCCGCCAGGACGACCTGCGCACGCTTGCCGTGATCTACGACCAGTCGCCCTCGGTCCTGACCGAGCAGCTCATCAGCTGGGGTGTGCTGGACGCAGACGCGCGGCGTGCCGTGGCGCACGAGGAGGGCTGACGCCCGCCTGCAGAAACGTGACACCGGGCCGGGGGGACGTTCCCTACCGGCCCGGTGGCGTTTCCGCTTCCACTGGCAGCACCGTCCCTGGTGCCCATGGGACGGTGCCCGGAGGCCCCGCGGTGCTCCCGCGTTCCGCGGGCGGGCCGCGGCCGTGGACAGGCCCGGGTTCCGCCGTGCTCTGAAACGCGCTGATGCCGAAGGCCCCCAGTACGAGTACTGGGGGCCTTCGGCATCAGCTGCTACGCCTCGCGGCGCAGGCTCGGCTTGAGGTCCTTCATACGGGCGAGGAGGCCGTTCACGAACGAGGGGGACTCGTCCGTGGAGAACTCCTTGGCCAGCTGGACCGCCTCGTCGATCACGACCGCGTCGGGAGTCTCGTCCACCCACACCAGCTCGTAGGCACCGAGCCGCAGGATGTTGCGGTCGACCACCGGCATACGGTCGAGCGTCCAGCCGACGGCGTAGGTGGCGATGAGCTCGTCGATACGGTCCGCGTGCTTCGCGTACCCCTCGACCAGTTCCATCGTGTACTCACTGACCGGCGGCTGACGATCGTCGGTCCGCGCGTGCCGGATCCAGTCGGCGAGGACGGTCTGCACGGAGGCCCCGCGCTGGTCGGCCTCGAAGAGGATCTGGAAGGCGCGCTTGCGGGCCTTGTTACGAGCGGCCACGGTTAGCTGTTCACCCGGCCGAGGTAGTCGCCGGAACGGGTGTCGACCTTGATCTTCTCGCCGGTGGTGATGAAGAGCGGCACCTGGATGGTGTAACCGGTCTCCAGGGTGGCGGGCTTGGTGCCACCGGTGGAGCGGTCACCCTGGACGCCCGGCTCGGTCTCCTGGATGACGAGCTCGACCGCGGCCGGGAGCTCGACGTAGAGCACCTCGCCCTCGTGCGTGGCCACGGTGGCGGTGAAGCCCTCGATGAGGAAGTTGGCGGCATCGCCGACGGCGGCGCGGGCGACGTGCAGCTGATCGTACGTCTGCATGTCCATGAACACGAAGTACTCGCCGTCCATGTACGAGAACTGCATGTCGCGGCGGTCGACGGTGGCCGTCTCGACCTTGATGCCGGCGTTGAAGGTCTTGTCGACGATCTTGCCGGACAGCACGTTCTTGAGCTTGGTGCGCACGAAGGCCGGGCCCTTGCCGGGCTTGACGTGCTGGAACTCGACGACGGACCAGAGCTGGTCGTTGTCGAGCTTGAGCACCATGCCGTTCTTGAGGTCGTTCGTGGTGGCCACGGTTGCGGAATCTCCTGGACTGACGCTGGTGGACGACCCAGGAGTGCGAAGCTTCGCGCTAGAGCGCGAGCAGCTCCTTGGTCGTGATGGTGAGTAGCTCGGGTCCGCCGTCCGCCTCCTGGCGCACGACGAGCGTGTCATCGATCCGGACCCCGCCCCGGCCCGGGAGGTGGACCCCCGGTTCGACGGTGACCGGCACACAAGCGTCCAGTTTACCCATGGCCGCAGGGGCCAGCTGCGGGTCCTCGTCGATTTCGAGTCCGACGCCGTGCCCGATCCACGGTGTGAGGCCGTCGGCGTGGCCCGCGGCGTTGAGTACCTGCCGGGCCGCACGGTCCACGTCGCGGAACGCGGCTCCGGGCGTCAGAGCCTCGCGCCCGGCCCGTTGAGCGGCGAAAACGAGGTCGTAGAGCTCGATCTGCCAGTCCGCCGGGGTGGTTCCGATGACAAAGGTACGGCCGATCTCACAACGGTAGCCGCGGTAGTTGGCGCCGAGGCAGACGGACAGGAAATCACCTTCCTCGACCCTCCGGTCGGAGGGGCGGTGCCCGCTCAGTCCGGCGTTGGGCCCGGTGGCGACGGAAGTGGGGAAGGCCGGGCCGTCGGCGCCGTGGTCCACGAGGCGCCGCTCCAGTTCCAGCGCGAGATGCCGCTCGGTACGGCCCACGAGGATCGATTCCAGGAGTTCCCCGAGGGCCTGGTCGGCGATCTCGGCGGCGATCCTGATACAGGCGATCTCTTCCTCGTCCTTGACCATCCGCTGCTGCTCGACCGCGCCGCCCAGGTCGCACAGGTGCAGCTGGGAGGCGACGGAGCCCAGGGCGCGATGCCTTGCGACGGTGAGGTGATGCTCCTCGACGGCCAGGGAGTCGGCACCGGCGGCGCGGGCGGCCTGTGCTGCCGCCACCGCGGGATCGGTGTCGTCGGCGGACAGCACGGTCTGCCGCATCGACTCGTCGAGCCTGCCTTCCGACGCGTCACCCGAAGGGGTGCCGGGGCAGACGAGCGTGTCGTCACAGGGCCCTTCCGGACCGAGCAGCAGTACGGCACCCGGGGGCGCGGCCCCTGCGAGATACCGGACATTGGCAGGCCGCGACACCAGCGCCGCGGCGCTTCCCGCGGCCGCGAACCTGTCCCGCAGCCGCCCTCGACGGGCAGCGAACACCTCGGACATGACACGAGCGTAAGAGCCCTGCCGCGATTCGGCCGGTCGAGCGCGGCCGTGCGGGGTGCCGGCGACGGTGGCACCCGCGGGTCGAGCACCGCCGCCCGGGGTGAGGGGTGCGGTGGCGCCTCCGGCGTCGAGCGCCCGGCGTCCCGCTCCGTCGCATGTCACTTTCACCCTTTCGGCCCAGTGGCGGGTGCTTCCCGGCTCCTGTTCCACCTGGGCCCGGAATTCCACCTAGGGAGCGGCGGCAGGCGTGGTGGCCGCAGACGGCCGGGCGGCCGGCAGCAGGTGGGCCAGACCCTCACCACCGTGCTCCTGGAGCTCAAGCGGGTCGCGGATCACGCCTCGGCGACCGTGCGCGACGAGCTGCACCAGGTCCAGGAGACCACCCGCGCCGGCCTGGACGAGATCCGCCGCATCGCCCGCGCCCTGCTCATCGGTGCTGAACTATCCGTCGGCCGCAGCCCCTACGCCGGGCGGCCCGGGGCACCCCCGCCCGCACGGCAGCCAGGACCACGGCCGCGACCGCCTACCAGGCGGGAGGGCTCGCCAGCGCCCGGGCCAGGACCTCGTCCAGCACTCTGGACGTGGTCTCGACGTCGTAGTTCGAGTTGTCGATGATCGGCAGGCCCGAGCCGTACCACCCGGCCATCCGGCCGTGGATGCCGGCCACCTCCTCATCGGAGAGACGCCGGTTCCCGCTGCGCTCCGCATTGCGTTCGAGTACCACGTCGAGACCGGGCAGCAGGACCACCGGCAGCAGACCCGGGCCGACATGGCGCTTCCAGCCACCGAGGCCGACGACCGGGCGGTCCGGGAACACGGCGTCGTCGAGTATGCAGGAGATGCCGTTGGCCAGGAAGTTGCGCGCGGCGAATCCGCAGGTGCGGCGGGCGAGGCGGTATTGAGCCTCGGACCGGTCGTCCCAGCCGGACTGGGGGTCGGCGAAGCCGGAGCAGACCCATTCGCGGACGTCGTCCAGGCTGATGTGGGCGGTCGGCACCCGGCGGCTCGACGCCCAGTGGCGGGCCACCGTCGTCTTGCCGGCGCCGGCCGGCCCGATGAGCAGCACGGCGAGCATCGCGGAGCCGGTGCCGCTGTCCTGCGGCACGGACCGGGGCAGGGTCACGGGCCCACCGGGTGGCAGCCGGAGATGTCCCGTGCTGTCCGGCGGCGCCGCGGGGACCGACGGATGGCCGGGCTGAGCGGGAGCGGTCCAGCCGGGCGCGGGCGGGATCTGCGGCGCCGACCGGGCACCCTGGCTCGGCCCACCCGGGTGCCCGGTCGGCGGGTTCTGGGGCGTTGGGCCGGCAGGCGGTGCCGAGACCCCGTGGGGCGGCGGGCCCGAAGGCGGGGCGACCGGGTGCGGGGGCCTCGGCGGCGGGGCAGGGTGCCGAGCCTGCTGCCGGTACCCCCATGCGGTCGGCCCGCCTGCGGGCCCCGATCCGCCTGGCGGCAGTGGAGCCCCCCCTGCGTCGTGCATCCGGTGCCACTCCGTCTCGTACGAGTTCATGCTGGTCGGGCGGCAGTTGACCGGCCCGGATCGAACCGTACCCTCCCCTGCCTCCACGGGGGCAACGCCCGGGACCGGTACTGAGTGCCCGGAGCGGCCCGCCTCAGCCGCCGAGTTCGTCCGCGAGCGCCCGCAGAGCCAGCCGATACGAGCCGATCCCGAATCCCGCGACGGTACCGGTCGCGACCGCGGCGAGCACCGACGTATGGCGGAATTCCTCCCGTGCGTACGGGTTGGAGATGTGCACCTCGATGAGCGGTGCGGTCCGCTGGGCCGCCGCGTCGCGCATCCCGTACGAGTAGTGCGTGAACGCGCCCGGGTTCAGCACGACCGGGATGGCACCGTCGGCGGCCTCGTGCAGCCAGCGGATCATCTCGCCCTCATCGTTGGTCTCGCGTACGTCCACGTCGAAGCCGAGTTCCTTGCCGAGGTCCCGGCAGGCGTCCACGAGGCCCGCGTACGAGGTGGAGCCGTAGACGTCCGGTTCGCGGGAGCCCAGCCGCCCGAGGTTCGGGCCGTTGAGGACGAGCACCCGGCGGCTCATACGGACACCTCGCCGAAGGCGGCGAGCAGCACGGCCGGATCGGGGCCCTCCAGCACGGTCGGCTTCGCCAGTCCGTCCAGGACGATGAACCGCAGCAGGTCGCCCCGGGACTTCTTGTCGACCTTCATGGTCTCCAGGAGCTTGGGCCACTGGTCGCCGCGGTAGGTGAGCGGAAGCCCGACGGACTCCAGGACCGTGCGGTGGCGCTCGGCGGTCGCGTCGTCCAGCCGCCCGGCCAGCCGACCCAGTTCGGCGGCGAAGACCATGCCGACGGAGACCGCGGCGCCGTGCCGCCACTTGTAGCGCTCGTTCTTCTCGATCGCGTGCGCCAGTGTGTGGCCGTAGTTGAGGATCTCACGCAGTCCGGACTCCTTGAGGTCGCTGGACACGACCTGCGCCTTGACCCGGATGGAGCGTTCGATCAGCTCCGCTGTGTGCGGTCCTGCCGGGGTACGCGCGGCCTGCGGGTCGGCCTCGATCAGTTCGAGGATCGCGGGGTCGGCGATGAATCCGGCCTTGATGATCTCGGCCATCCCGCTGACGTAGTCGTGCACCGGCAGCGAGTCGAGGGCGCCGAGGTCGCAGAGCACCCCGGCAGGCGGGTGGAAGGCACCGACCAGGTTCTTGCCCTCGGCGGTGTTGATGCCGGTCTTGCCGCCGACGGCCGCGTCGACCATGCCGAGCACCGTCGTCGGCACGGCGATCCAGCGCACCCCGCGCAGCCAGCTGGCGGCGACGAATCCGGCGAGGTCGGTGGTGGCTCCGCCACCGACGCCCACGATGACGTCGGTGCGGGTGAACCCGGTCTGTCCGAGCGCCTTCCAGCAGTACGCGGCGACCTCGGCGGTCTTCGCCTCCTCGGCGTTCGGTACCTGAATGGCGACGGCGTCGTACCCCTCGTCGGCGAGGTCTTGGCGGATCGCTTCGCCGGTCTCGGCGAGCGCCTCGGGATGGATGACGGCGACACGCTTCGCTTTGGAGCCGATCAGCCCGGGGAGTTCACCGAGCAGCCGACGGCCGACGAGCACCTCGTAAGAGTCCGTGCCGGCCGTCCCGGCGACCTGGATGCGGGTGACTGCCTGGTCCTGGGCCTGATCGGTCATGTGTCCTTCGCTTCGAGTGCGTCGAGGATCGCCTGCGCGACCTCTTCTGGGGTGCGCTCGTCGGTGGCGACGACGACGCGCGCGGCTTCCGTGTACAGATGGCGCCGGGCTTCCATCAGCTCGCGCCACTGGCGGCGCGGGTTGACTGCGAGCAGTGGGCGGGCGGTGTTCAGCCCGACGCGCCGCACGGCCTCCTCGACGTCCATGGAGAGGTAGACGACGGGCAGCGGGGCCAGCAGCTCCCGAGTGCCGGCGTCGAGGATCGCCCCCCCGCCGAGGGACAGCACGCCGGTGTGCTCGGCGACGGCATCGCGCACCGCGGCACGCTCCAGCTCGCGGAAGCGCGGTTCGCCGTCCTCGATGAAGATGTCCGAGATCTCCCGGCCATCGGCGGCGACGATGTCGGCATCGGTGTCCCGGTACCCGATGCCCAGACGCTCGGCGAGCAGGGCGCCGACGGTGGACTTGCCGACGCCCATCGGCCCGATCAGCACGACCCGCGGTCCCGCGGCCGGGTGCGTACCGCTCACCGGATGGCCAGGTGATCGAGGTACGACCGCACGTTGCGATGGGTTTCGGTGACGCTGTCGCCGCCGAACTTCTCGGCGACGGCGTCGGCGAGTACCAGCGCGACCATGGCCTCGGCGACGATCCCGGCGGCCGGCACGGCGCACACGTCGGAGCGCTGGTGGTGCGCGGCAGCGGCCTCCCCGGTGACCACATCGATGGTCTTCAGGGCCCGGGGAACGGTGGCGATGGGCTTCATCGCGGCGCGTACGCGGAGCAGTTCGCCGGTGGTGAGCCCGCCCTCGGTGCCACCCGAGCGGCCGGATGCGCGCCGGATGCCGTCGTCGGTGGCGACGATCTCGTCATGCGCCTGCGAGCCGGGCACCCTTGCCAGTTCGAAGCCGTCGCCGACCTCGACGCCCTTGATGGCCTGGATGCCCATGAGCGCGGCGGCGAGCCGGGCGTCGAGACGGCGGTCCCAGTGCACGTGGGAGCCGAGGCCGACGGGCACCCCGTAGGCGAGCACCTCGACCACTCCGCCGAGGGTGTCGCCGTCCTTGTGGGCCTGGTCGATCTCGGCGACCATCGCCTTCGACGCCTCGGCGTCGAGGCAGCGCACCGGGTCGGCGTCCAGCTTCTCGACATCGGCGGGGGTCGGGTACACGCCGTACGGCGCCTTCGCCCCGGCCAGCTCCACGACATGGGAGACGATCTCGATGCCCGCGGCCTCCTTGAGGTAGGAGCGGGCCACGGCACCGAGGGCGACTCGGGCAGCGGTCTCCCGGGCACTGGCGCGCTCCAGGATCGGCCGGGCTTCGTCGAAGCCGTACTTCTGCATGCCGGCGAGGTCGGCGTGGCCGGGACGGGGGCGGGTCAGAGGGGCGTTCCTCGCCAGTGCGGCCAGCTCGTCCGGGTCCACCGGGTCCGCTGCCATGACCTTGTCCCACTTGGGCCACTCGGTGTTGCCGACCATGACCGCGACCGGGGAGCCGAGCGTCAGCCCGTGCCGTACGCCCCCGAGGAAGGTGACCTCGTCCCGCTCGAACTTCATCCGCGCACCGCGTCCATAGCCGAGGCGGCGCCTGGCCAGGTGATCGGCCACCATCTCGGTGGAGACCGGGACGCCGGCGGGAAGGCCCTCCAGCGTCGCCACCAGTGCGGGGCCATGCGACTCCCCCGCGGTCAGCCAGCGCAACCTGCTCAACGGTGCTCCTCTTGCTCACGCCCGGAATGCGACGGCGCGACCTTCGGGTGCCTCCCGGCAATGGCTCGGGCGCGTGCGCCTTGGTCCGCCTCCTTCGATCCTCCCACGTCCGGGATGTGAGGTTGATCGTGGTCCAGCTTTCGGACTCCCGCGTCCACCCCCGTGCCGCCGTCCGGAGCCTCTGGGCACCTACGCCGCGGTCGCCTGCGGTGCGGGCGGGTCCGCGGGTGCATGCCACCGCGCGCGGAGCGGACGGCGCACGCCACGACACACCGCGAAACCGGCGTGGGGTGAAGGCTCACAACCCCACGTCCCGCGGAGTGTGCTCAGCGCTCCGCGAGGGCTCGCTCACCGGCAGCGCGCATCGCGTCCAGCGGCCCCGGGCTGCGGCCCGTCATCAGCTCGACCTGGAGGACGGCCTGGTGCACCAGCAGGTCGAGCCCGCCGACGACGGTTCCGCCCTGCTCCGCCCAGGAGTCCGCGAGAGGGGTCGGCCACGGGTCGTACACCACGTCGAAGAGGGTGCCGGGGCGCTCCGGGACATAGGGCGCGAGCACATCGGTGGCGCCGGCCGGGGTGGTGGCGATGACCAGCGGCGCGTCGAAGGCGTGGACGGCCTCCGCCCAGTCGGCGGTGTGGACCTCCACTCCGAGGCGCTCGCCCCGGCCCCGCATCTCCTCCGCGCGGGCGCGGGTGCGTACGTAGGCGGTGACCGGTCCGCTGCAGATCCGGGCGAGTGCGGCGAGCGCGGAGGAAGCGGTGGCACCGGCGCCGAGCACGGCCGCGTGATCGACCTTGTCCACGCCACGCTCCCGCAGCGCGGCGACCATGCCGGGGATGTCGGTGTTGTCGCCGATACGCATGCCGTCCTCGGTGAACACCACGGTGTTGACGGTCTCCACGGATGCCGCGGTCGCGCTGATCCGGTCGAGCAGCGGGATGATCGCGCGCTTGAGCGGCATGGTCAGCGACAGCCCGGCCCAGCCGGACCCGAGCTGCCGGATGAAGCCCGGCAGCTCCGCCTCGTTCACCTCGAAGCGGTCGTAGCTCCAGTCGCCGAGGCCGAGCGCGGCGTACGCGGCACGGTGCAGCACGGGAGACAGTGAGTGGGCGATCGGAGACCCCAGGACTGCGGCCCTGCGGGGGCCGTCAGCTGCCGCGCTGCTCATTGAACTTGTCCTTCAGCTTCTGGAACTCGGTGTGCGTCTTGGCGAACTCGGTCTTGTGCTCACCGTCGGTGGCGACGAAGTACATCCAGCCTTCGGCCGTCGGGTTGGTCGACGCCAGCAGCGCCTTCTGCCCGGGGTTGCCGATGGGGCCCGGAGTGAGGCCCTTCTGGGTGTACGTGTTGTACGGATCCTGGTTGCTGTTGATCTCGGATTCGCTGATGTCGATCTCGCTCTGGCCCTTCAGGTAGTTGAAGGCGGAGTCGAACTGGAGCAGCTGATTCGTTTCCGTGTTGGTGGGCTTGAGCCGGTTGTAGACGACCTCGGCCATCTTCCGGTAGTCGACCTCGGTCTTGCCTTCGGCCTGGACCAGGCTGGCCACGGTGAGCAGTTCCCAGGGGCTGTCGAGCCCGACCTTCTTCGCCTTGGCCTCCAGGTCGGCCTTGTCGTACTCCTGGTTTGCTCGGACGACCATCTTCTTGAGGATGGCCTCGGGCTTGGCGCCCTTGGCGACCGGATAGGTCGCGGGGAAGAGGAATCCTTCCAGCGGGTCCTTGACGTTCTTGTGCCCCTTGGCCCACTCGGGCAGGCCGAGGCTGTCGGCCTGCTCCTTGGCGATGGTCTCCGTCGTCCCTGGCTTGAGTTCGAGGCGTTTGTCGATCTGCTCGTAGACCCAGACGTTGCGCTGACCCTCGGGGATGCTGAAGCCGTTGCGGCTGTCGGCACGGAGCATCATCTCAACGGCGCTCGCCGCCGACATGCCCTTCTTCAGCGTGTACACACCGTCCTGGATCTTGCCCCCGTTGGGGTTGGCGCCCTGCGCGGCGACGAAGGCGTCGACGCTCTTCACCACGCCCGCGTTCTTGAGAGCGTTGCCGATGTCGGCGCCGGTCGCACCCGGCTGGATCTCGACCTGGACAGAGCCGTTGCCACTGCCCTCGAAGTCAGGCGCGGCACCGAACTTGTCCTGCCAGAACTGGTACCCGACATAGCTCACACCGCCGACGCTCCCGGCAAGCACGACGGCGACGAACAGGCAGGCGATACCGCTGCGGCCTTTCTTCTGCTTCTTGGTGCCTCTGCCGTTCCTGCCGCCCGTGTCGCGGTCCCCGCCCGAACCGCGGCGGGAGGCATCGGGCTCATCGCCGTCGCCTTCGTCGGAGTCCTCGCCGGTGAAGAAGGGGTGGGTCTCCTCCTCCTGCTGCTCTTCCCACTCGCCGCTCGCCGGTTCCGGGTCGGCCACCGAAGCGCCGCGGCGGCCCGGAGGCCGCGGCGGCGGATAGGCGTCGGGGGTGCCGTAGAGGTCGGGCCGCTCGTCCCCGAAGGGTGCGGCGGCGACGGGCTCGTACGGCATCGCGGCCTGCTGGGCGGTGTCCCAGCTTCCGGCGCCGTACTGGTACTGCGGCTGCTGCTGCCCGGCGTAGCCCTGGCCGCCGTAATCCTGGCCGCCGTATCCCTGTGCGGGGTACTGCCGGTCCACGTACGGGTGCGAGCCCGTGCCGTAGACCTGCTGGTCGGTGTGCTGCTGGTACGGCTGCTCCTGGTAGCCACCGTAGGGCTGCTGAGGCTGGTACGAGTGCTGCTGCTGGTACTGCCCGTACTGCTGGTGCTGGTCGTTCCCGTGCTGATGGTGCTGCTGGTACTGGTCGTCCCCGTACTGCTGGGTGCCGTAGCCCTGCTCATGACCGGGGGGTGCCTGATGACCGGCCCATCCGTGGTCCCCGCCGTGGCCCTGCTGCCCGTGGGCGGAAGGTGCGGCGGGGTCCTCGGGATGCCACGGTTCGGAGCCGGGGCTCCGGCCATATTCAGTCATCGGTCCCCAAACGGCCGTGAGGCGCCCGGGTCGGCTCGCCTCTACGTAGTGCGGCAGCTGTTCGAATAGCGGGCCGCATCGCGCGGAACGTTACCGTATCGCGATCAGATGACCACTTCGACGCTCTCCCCGGGAGGATTACCCGATACCCGTTCGGACTCAAGAGCGTTCTGGAGGATGATCACAGCCGCAGCCTGGTCGATGACCGAGCGGCCCTTCCGGGATTTCACACCGGACGCCCTCAGCCCCGCCGCCGCCGACACCGTGGTCATCCGCTCGTCGACAAGCCGCACCGGCACCGGCGCGATACCGCGGGCCAGTTCCCGGGCGAAGGCCCTGACCTTGGCCGCGGCCGGGCCTTCCCCGCCGCTGAGCGAGCGGGGCAGGCCCACCACCACCTCGATCGGTTCGTACTCATCGGCGATCTGGAGCAGCCGCCGGTGGGCGGCCGGGACGTCGCGTCCCGGCACGGTCTCCACCGGGGTGGCAAGAACCCCGTCGGGGTCGCACGAGGCGACCCCGATCCGGGCGTCCCCGACATCGATCGCGAGACGGCGGCCTCGGCGCATGACGGATGTCACGCCGATTCGGCCACAAGGCGCTCGACGGCGTCGATGGCCTCGCCGATCGCGTCCGGGTTCTGGCCGCCGCCCTGGGCGACGTCCGGCTTGCCGCCGCCACCGCCGCCGAGGGTCTTGGCGGCAGTACGGACCAGGTCGCCGGCCTTGAGGCCTCGCTCACGGGCGGACTCGTTGGTGGCGATCACGGTCAGCGGACGGCCGCCCGTCGTCGTGAACAGCGCCACGACGGCAGGGCGATCCCCCGCCCCCGACAGCTGCTGCAGCC
This DNA window, taken from Streptomyces sp. SCSIO 30461, encodes the following:
- a CDS encoding shikimate kinase; the encoded protein is MGVGKSTVGALLAERLGIGYRDTDADIVAADGREISDIFIEDGEPRFRELERAAVRDAVAEHTGVLSLGGGAILDAGTRELLAPLPVVYLSMDVEEAVRRVGLNTARPLLAVNPRRQWRELMEARRHLYTEAARVVVATDERTPEEVAQAILDALEAKDT
- the aroC gene encoding chorismate synthase, with translation MSRLRWLTAGESHGPALVATLEGLPAGVPVSTEMVADHLARRRLGYGRGARMKFERDEVTFLGGVRHGLTLGSPVAVMVGNTEWPKWDKVMAADPVDPDELAALARNAPLTRPRPGHADLAGMQKYGFDEARPILERASARETAARVALGAVARSYLKEAAGIEIVSHVVELAGAKAPYGVYPTPADVEKLDADPVRCLDAEASKAMVAEIDQAHKDGDTLGGVVEVLAYGVPVGLGSHVHWDRRLDARLAAALMGIQAIKGVEVGDGFELARVPGSQAHDEIVATDDGIRRASGRSGGTEGGLTTGELLRVRAAMKPIATVPRALKTIDVVTGEAAAAHHQRSDVCAVPAAGIVAEAMVALVLADAVAEKFGGDSVTETHRNVRSYLDHLAIR
- a CDS encoding shikimate dehydrogenase, with the translated sequence MSSAAADGPRRAAVLGSPIAHSLSPVLHRAAYAALGLGDWSYDRFEVNEAELPGFIRQLGSGWAGLSLTMPLKRAIIPLLDRISATAASVETVNTVVFTEDGMRIGDNTDIPGMVAALRERGVDKVDHAAVLGAGATASSALAALARICSGPVTAYVRTRARAEEMRGRGERLGVEVHTADWAEAVHAFDAPLVIATTPAGATDVLAPYVPERPGTLFDVVYDPWPTPLADSWAEQGGTVVGGLDLLVHQAVLQVELMTGRSPGPLDAMRAAGERALAER
- the mltG gene encoding endolytic transglycosylase MltG is translated as MTEYGRSPGSEPWHPEDPAAPSAHGQQGHGGDHGWAGHQAPPGHEQGYGTQQYGDDQYQQHHQHGNDQHQQYGQYQQQHSYQPQQPYGGYQEQPYQQHTDQQVYGTGSHPYVDRQYPAQGYGGQDYGGQGYAGQQQPQYQYGAGSWDTAQQAAMPYEPVAAAPFGDERPDLYGTPDAYPPPRPPGRRGASVADPEPASGEWEEQQEEETHPFFTGEDSDEGDGDEPDASRRGSGGDRDTGGRNGRGTKKQKKGRSGIACLFVAVVLAGSVGGVSYVGYQFWQDKFGAAPDFEGSGNGSVQVEIQPGATGADIGNALKNAGVVKSVDAFVAAQGANPNGGKIQDGVYTLKKGMSAASAVEMMLRADSRNGFSIPEGQRNVWVYEQIDKRLELKPGTTETIAKEQADSLGLPEWAKGHKNVKDPLEGFLFPATYPVAKGAKPEAILKKMVVRANQEYDKADLEAKAKKVGLDSPWELLTVASLVQAEGKTEVDYRKMAEVVYNRLKPTNTETNQLLQFDSAFNYLKGQSEIDISESEINSNQDPYNTYTQKGLTPGPIGNPGQKALLASTNPTAEGWMYFVATDGEHKTEFAKTHTEFQKLKDKFNEQRGS
- the ruvX gene encoding Holliday junction resolvase RuvX — protein: MRRGRRLAIDVGDARIGVASCDPDGVLATPVETVPGRDVPAAHRRLLQIADEYEPIEVVVGLPRSLSGGEGPAAAKVRAFARELARGIAPVPVRLVDERMTTVSAAAGLRASGVKSRKGRSVIDQAAAVIILQNALESERVSGNPPGESVEVVI